One segment of Rhodopirellula baltica SH 1 DNA contains the following:
- a CDS encoding carboxypeptidase-like regulatory domain-containing protein: MKRFAAFAGMLAMTMTIAVAQDSNVKLNDHLTVPQWVNPAVAGELTGRLILPSTDGSSETIADATIVLTDASGKTLRSKSNEEGDFTFTGVAPGVYALSARADGAFACCAMHVVSDDMASSEMYPKTAEIAAAGIDYSIIKSSIIRYLPPAGKDSLTSIANADLKGISSQVVGENLFRVAQSNGGMKGRIHMAGAEGRSLTDAGLLNIFLIQDGETVDRVVSNRDGSFEFAGVEPGEYSILAIGLSGLGMAGFELVDEATANAETALTNANGETFVGFGHNNACCCCCPQFSMQVAPLPMAIEACNEVVISESIVVEETIVDDGMIVEDGFGTAVDAFGNPVDAFGNPIGGGGFAGGGGSYGGGFGGGGGGGFGGGLGGIASLAGLGIIAASLDDDDNDNVFPPQPASPIVP, encoded by the coding sequence ATGAAACGCTTTGCTGCCTTTGCCGGCATGCTTGCGATGACGATGACCATCGCCGTCGCTCAAGACTCGAACGTCAAACTGAATGATCACCTGACTGTTCCTCAATGGGTCAACCCAGCCGTTGCCGGCGAACTGACCGGTCGTTTGATTCTTCCTTCAACGGATGGATCATCAGAAACGATCGCGGACGCAACCATCGTTTTGACCGACGCATCGGGAAAAACCTTGCGTTCGAAGAGCAATGAAGAAGGTGACTTCACTTTCACCGGTGTCGCTCCTGGCGTCTACGCTCTTTCCGCTCGTGCAGATGGTGCCTTCGCATGCTGTGCGATGCACGTTGTCAGTGACGACATGGCCTCTTCAGAGATGTATCCCAAGACCGCTGAAATCGCTGCTGCTGGCATCGACTACTCGATTATCAAATCGTCGATCATTCGCTACTTGCCACCAGCTGGCAAAGACAGCCTGACTTCGATCGCAAACGCCGACCTGAAGGGAATCTCGAGCCAAGTTGTTGGTGAGAACCTCTTCCGCGTTGCACAATCCAACGGTGGCATGAAGGGCCGCATCCACATGGCTGGTGCCGAAGGCCGCAGCCTCACCGATGCCGGACTCTTGAACATCTTCCTGATTCAGGATGGCGAAACAGTTGACCGAGTTGTCAGCAATCGCGACGGATCGTTCGAATTCGCTGGTGTTGAACCCGGTGAATACTCGATCTTGGCAATCGGCCTATCGGGCTTGGGTATGGCAGGTTTCGAATTGGTTGACGAAGCAACTGCTAACGCAGAAACCGCTTTGACAAACGCCAATGGCGAAACCTTCGTCGGCTTCGGACACAACAATGCTTGCTGCTGCTGTTGCCCTCAATTCTCGATGCAAGTTGCTCCGTTGCCAATGGCGATCGAAGCTTGCAACGAAGTTGTGATCAGTGAATCAATCGTCGTTGAAGAAACCATCGTCGATGACGGCATGATCGTCGAAGACGGCTTCGGAACCGCAGTGGATGCCTTTGGCAACCCTGTCGACGCGTTTGGTAACCCAATCGGTGGCGGCGGATTCGCTGGTGGTGGCGGAAGCTACGGCGGTGGATTTGGTGGCGGCGGAGGCGGTGGCTTCGGCGGCGGACTGGGCGGCATCGCTTCGCTCGCAGGCTTGGGCATCATCGCTGCATCGCTTGATGACGACGACAACGACAACGTCTTCCCACCACAACCTGCCAGCCCAATCGTTCCCTGA
- the mnmG gene encoding tRNA uridine-5-carboxymethylaminomethyl(34) synthesis enzyme MnmG — MFRTSAFPDCGLQPLTANNPQNRYDYDVVVIGAGHAGTEAAAAAARLGAKTALLTTNLDTVGQMSCNPAIGGVAKGQIVREVDALGGLMGEAIDATGIQFRMLNRRKGPAMHSPRAQADKKAYQNFIKYRIETQDNLDLRQETVEDLITEPIADGQDRLANQRVIGVRVRGDAVYHAPTVILTTGTFLQAIMHTGKSQSAGGRAGEGTTAGLSGALKGMGFTLDRFKTGTPPRLNARTIDYSGLEEQPGDDDPQPFSYLNDAISSPQMACHIAHTNERVHDLIRANLDRAPMYSGQIDSRGPRYCPSIEDKVVRFADKSSHQLFLEPEGRQTCEVYVNGISTSLPRDVQDAMFRCIPGLEKAAIMRYGYAVEYDYCPPTQLWPHLESKSVSGLFFAGQINGTTGYEEAAGQGLIAGLNAARTAASKTPWVPSRQDAYIGVLVDDLVTSGTDEPYRMFTSRAEYRLLLRQDNADRRLTAQADELGLIDAARRERFHRKLAEIERGTELLQQAKFQPETGPTVRGDVYLRRPEVTWNVIAEQVPELAGIGREAAEQCSIDIKYAGYIDRQQAEVHKQSRHAEKSIPVSFDYDKIGPLRNEAKEKLTKVRPLNLGQAKRISGITPADLALVLAHLENNSLSQTKSSASVDKRASSDNESSRPTSSASDSL, encoded by the coding sequence CGAACATCGGCGTTTCCCGACTGTGGACTTCAACCATTGACCGCTAACAATCCTCAAAATCGCTACGACTACGATGTCGTCGTTATCGGAGCCGGTCACGCGGGAACAGAAGCCGCCGCCGCTGCAGCACGTCTGGGTGCGAAAACCGCACTCCTGACGACCAACCTGGATACGGTTGGGCAAATGTCCTGCAACCCAGCGATCGGCGGCGTGGCGAAAGGTCAAATCGTTCGCGAAGTCGACGCACTGGGCGGCCTGATGGGCGAAGCGATCGACGCAACAGGGATCCAGTTTCGGATGCTCAACCGCCGCAAAGGACCGGCGATGCACAGCCCGCGTGCTCAGGCGGACAAAAAGGCCTATCAAAACTTCATCAAATATCGGATTGAAACCCAAGACAATTTGGACCTCCGGCAAGAAACCGTCGAGGACCTGATCACCGAACCGATCGCCGATGGACAGGACCGCTTGGCAAACCAACGGGTGATTGGTGTGCGAGTTCGCGGAGATGCGGTTTACCACGCGCCGACCGTGATTCTGACGACCGGGACGTTCTTGCAAGCGATCATGCACACGGGCAAATCGCAATCCGCGGGAGGACGAGCGGGAGAAGGAACCACGGCCGGACTCAGCGGCGCGCTGAAAGGCATGGGTTTCACGCTGGATCGATTCAAGACCGGAACGCCGCCACGACTCAACGCTCGAACAATCGATTACTCGGGATTGGAAGAGCAACCCGGTGACGATGACCCGCAACCATTCAGCTATCTCAATGACGCGATCAGCTCACCACAGATGGCTTGCCACATCGCTCATACCAACGAACGTGTGCATGACTTGATCCGAGCGAACTTGGATCGGGCTCCGATGTACAGCGGCCAAATCGATTCTCGCGGCCCGCGATACTGTCCATCGATCGAAGACAAAGTGGTCCGCTTCGCCGACAAATCCAGCCACCAGCTGTTCTTGGAACCGGAAGGCCGACAAACTTGTGAGGTCTACGTCAACGGGATCTCAACCAGCCTGCCCCGAGACGTTCAAGACGCGATGTTCCGCTGCATTCCAGGTTTGGAAAAGGCCGCGATCATGCGTTACGGCTATGCGGTTGAGTACGACTACTGCCCGCCGACTCAGTTGTGGCCACACCTCGAATCCAAATCCGTCTCGGGGCTGTTCTTTGCCGGCCAAATCAACGGCACCACCGGATACGAAGAAGCCGCCGGACAAGGCTTGATCGCGGGCCTGAACGCAGCGAGAACGGCTGCGTCCAAGACGCCATGGGTACCCTCTCGGCAAGACGCTTACATTGGCGTGCTCGTTGATGACTTGGTGACCAGCGGCACCGACGAGCCTTACCGAATGTTCACCAGCCGAGCCGAATATCGGCTGCTGCTGCGACAGGACAATGCCGACCGCCGCCTCACGGCTCAAGCTGATGAACTGGGCCTGATCGATGCCGCGCGACGCGAACGATTCCATCGAAAGCTCGCCGAGATTGAACGCGGGACCGAGTTGCTGCAACAAGCCAAGTTCCAACCCGAAACGGGCCCGACGGTTCGCGGCGACGTCTATCTGCGTCGACCAGAGGTGACCTGGAACGTGATCGCTGAACAAGTCCCTGAGTTGGCGGGCATCGGACGAGAAGCAGCCGAACAGTGTTCAATCGACATCAAGTACGCGGGCTACATCGACCGCCAACAAGCCGAAGTTCACAAGCAATCGCGACACGCCGAAAAGTCGATCCCAGTTTCGTTTGACTACGACAAGATCGGACCGCTTCGTAACGAAGCCAAAGAAAAGCTGACCAAGGTTCGTCCGTTGAACTTGGGCCAGGCCAAACGAATCAGCGGAATCACTCCGGCGGACTTGGCATTGGTCCTTGCCCACCTCGAGAACAACTCGCTCTCTCAAACTAAATCGTCTGCGTCTGTTGACAAACGTGCGTCATCCGACAACGAATCTTCTCGACCAACCTCCTCTGCTTCGGATTCCCTTTGA
- a CDS encoding flagellar FlbD family protein — MIKLTRLDGEAFVLNAELIRYVERRGDTFVTLTNGERLAVKETMDEVVDRSIAYQQRKHFLPPMPAVLQSAPTDSIPHTTS; from the coding sequence ATGATCAAGCTCACTCGACTCGACGGCGAAGCCTTCGTCCTGAACGCCGAACTGATTCGATACGTTGAACGACGCGGCGACACATTCGTCACGCTGACCAACGGTGAACGCCTGGCAGTCAAAGAAACGATGGACGAGGTCGTCGACCGATCCATCGCCTACCAACAGCGCAAACATTTCTTGCCGCCGATGCCAGCCGTGCTTCAGTCAGCACCAACGGATTCCATCCCTCACACGACTTCCTAG
- a CDS encoding motility protein A, with product MDIASLLGLIFAIGLILVSILLGNAPFSAFIDIPSGLVVVGGAFAAALICFPMGSILKSPIIALKVILNKGEDRLALIKSIVELAEIARRDGLLALESKIGEINNSLVKTGLQMAVDGTAPEIVEEVLRTEVAGMAMRHREGKSIMDQLGRFAPAYGMIGTLMGLIMMLQDMSDPSGIGAGMAVALITTLYGAIVANVFFSPFAEKLGLMSRNEQLSMEIAIRGVMAIQSGESPRAIDQKLQTYLPAKQRELQ from the coding sequence ATGGACATCGCCAGTCTGCTCGGTCTGATCTTCGCGATCGGCTTGATCCTCGTCTCCATCCTACTCGGTAACGCACCCTTCTCAGCCTTCATCGACATCCCGTCGGGCTTGGTGGTGGTGGGCGGTGCATTCGCGGCTGCCTTGATCTGCTTCCCAATGGGATCGATCCTGAAGAGCCCGATCATCGCGCTCAAAGTGATCCTAAACAAAGGCGAAGATCGTCTGGCTTTGATCAAATCAATCGTGGAACTCGCAGAGATTGCACGACGTGATGGATTGCTGGCTTTGGAATCAAAGATCGGCGAGATCAACAACTCGCTTGTGAAGACCGGACTGCAAATGGCAGTTGACGGAACGGCACCCGAGATCGTGGAAGAAGTCCTTCGCACCGAAGTCGCTGGGATGGCGATGCGTCACCGCGAAGGGAAATCCATCATGGACCAACTCGGTCGATTCGCTCCCGCGTACGGAATGATCGGGACCCTGATGGGACTGATCATGATGCTCCAAGACATGTCTGATCCTTCGGGCATTGGAGCCGGTATGGCGGTCGCACTGATCACAACGCTCTACGGAGCCATCGTCGCCAATGTGTTCTTCAGTCCTTTCGCTGAAAAGCTGGGCCTGATGAGCCGCAACGAACAACTCAGTATGGAAATCGCCATCCGTGGTGTCATGGCCATTCAGTCTGGCGAAAGCCCACGAGCGATTGACCAGAAACTGCAGACCTATCTTCCAGCCAAACAAAGGGAACTGCAGTAA
- a CDS encoding aldehyde dehydrogenase family protein, giving the protein MITLNPLRWGKQYESLDFNDVVHFDTGEPIARIGTVGGGIVGRDLRVAHKAREALLEVPTSELLQMCRKAAELFEKETLPVGDSQQTVDDFIHQQSASTGLPEHMCRSNMSKNSFVLSNMEQILDCLTRGLVLSILSKGYGEEGRGVTVSYQAQTPILGAILPNNSPGVHTLWLPAIPMQIGLALKPGSQEPWTPYRMVSAFIEAGVPSAAFGLYPGGHDAGGAIMAKTARSMIFGSAQTIAQHAGNPKVQPHGPGFSKILLGDDIVDDWEMFLDVMVESVLSNSGRSCINCSGIWASRHTREIAAAIAERIGPVDVRPPSDPDAQLAAFTVPAMATGTYAMVQQDLAESGVTDMTAEYGEKLIEREHCAYLRPMVVHADSPDRGVAAKEYMFPFVSVVECPQDQMLSRIGTSLIGTVITSDEKFIQDASRCVDIDRLNIGPLPTNRLNWLQPHEGNIIEFLFTNRAYQIEPMPATASV; this is encoded by the coding sequence ATGATCACACTGAATCCGCTTCGTTGGGGCAAACAATACGAGTCCCTCGATTTCAACGACGTCGTTCACTTTGACACGGGCGAACCAATCGCTCGCATTGGAACAGTCGGCGGGGGTATCGTCGGCCGCGACCTGCGAGTGGCTCACAAGGCCCGCGAAGCACTGCTCGAAGTTCCAACCAGCGAACTGTTGCAGATGTGCCGCAAGGCAGCCGAGCTGTTCGAGAAAGAAACTCTGCCGGTCGGTGATTCGCAACAAACCGTTGACGACTTCATCCACCAGCAGTCCGCCAGCACGGGATTGCCCGAGCACATGTGTCGGTCCAACATGTCGAAGAACAGTTTCGTGCTTAGCAACATGGAACAGATTCTGGACTGCCTAACACGTGGTTTGGTCCTATCGATCTTGTCCAAGGGCTACGGAGAAGAAGGGCGTGGCGTCACCGTCAGCTACCAAGCTCAGACACCAATTCTCGGCGCGATCCTTCCGAACAACTCGCCGGGAGTCCACACGCTTTGGCTACCAGCGATTCCGATGCAAATCGGATTGGCACTCAAACCAGGTTCGCAAGAGCCATGGACGCCATACCGAATGGTCTCTGCTTTCATCGAAGCAGGCGTCCCCTCGGCCGCATTTGGTTTGTACCCCGGCGGTCACGACGCAGGCGGAGCGATCATGGCAAAGACCGCACGCAGCATGATCTTCGGCAGTGCACAAACAATCGCACAGCACGCGGGCAATCCAAAGGTCCAACCTCACGGCCCCGGGTTCTCCAAAATCTTGCTTGGCGACGACATCGTCGACGACTGGGAAATGTTCTTGGATGTCATGGTGGAAAGCGTGCTGAGCAATTCCGGCCGCAGTTGCATCAACTGCTCTGGCATTTGGGCGAGTCGTCACACCCGAGAAATTGCCGCCGCAATCGCCGAACGAATTGGCCCAGTCGATGTACGCCCACCGAGCGACCCGGACGCCCAATTGGCTGCATTCACGGTCCCTGCCATGGCGACCGGAACTTACGCCATGGTTCAACAAGATTTGGCCGAGAGCGGTGTGACAGACATGACCGCTGAATATGGCGAGAAGCTGATCGAACGCGAGCACTGCGCCTATCTGCGTCCGATGGTCGTCCACGCGGATTCACCCGACCGAGGTGTCGCTGCAAAGGAATACATGTTCCCATTCGTCAGTGTCGTTGAATGCCCGCAGGACCAAATGCTTTCTCGCATCGGCACCAGCCTGATCGGAACAGTGATCACCTCGGACGAGAAGTTCATTCAAGACGCATCACGTTGCGTGGACATCGACCGACTGAACATTGGCCCGTTGCCGACCAATCGCTTGAATTGGTTGCAACCGCACGAAGGCAACATCATCGAGTTCCTATTCACCAACCGTGCGTATCAAATCGAACCGATGCCAGCGACCGCCAGCGTCTGA
- a CDS encoding SAM-dependent methyltransferase has protein sequence MTDDPNSQSRNEQSSFAMMCCAHGAETLVKEQIANEGWRLAFSRPGFVTAKHDQPKRPPTGVFIRTAARSLGSAKNDHSSVMIQKLQQAIAAETVPFDQLHVWPRDRTAIGRFDFEPGIDEVSAAVADEIWSALHDGSASNGPGLTCARPNQIAENGQRILDVVLVDPSQWFFGTHEATTLPTRWPGGVQPIEPAYEPISRAYFKAAESVAWSGFDMRPGDLAVEVGSAPGGACGRLLELGMQVIGVDPADMDPRIADHPRFIHYPARAGDLPRRVFRGAKWLLVDSTVKPDATLSTVRNMVDSRETSFRGLLITMKLGEYENAAHLERWCNFIRTWGVERLEVRQLARNRCEVCAAVTLPA, from the coding sequence TTGACCGACGATCCAAACTCGCAAAGCCGCAACGAACAAAGTTCCTTTGCAATGATGTGCTGCGCCCACGGCGCTGAGACTTTGGTCAAAGAACAGATTGCCAATGAAGGCTGGCGGCTCGCATTTTCGCGTCCCGGTTTTGTCACTGCCAAGCACGATCAACCCAAGCGGCCACCAACCGGAGTCTTCATTCGAACTGCGGCACGTTCGCTGGGATCAGCCAAGAACGATCATTCATCAGTGATGATTCAGAAACTGCAGCAAGCCATTGCGGCCGAAACGGTGCCATTTGATCAACTGCACGTTTGGCCCCGAGACCGCACTGCAATCGGGCGTTTCGATTTCGAACCTGGCATCGACGAAGTTTCCGCCGCCGTTGCCGATGAAATCTGGTCCGCTCTTCACGATGGTTCGGCTTCCAATGGTCCCGGGCTGACTTGTGCGCGACCCAATCAGATCGCTGAAAACGGCCAGCGAATTCTGGACGTGGTTTTGGTTGATCCGTCGCAGTGGTTCTTTGGCACTCATGAAGCCACCACGCTGCCGACGCGCTGGCCCGGCGGAGTCCAACCGATCGAACCGGCCTACGAACCCATTTCCCGGGCCTACTTCAAGGCCGCCGAATCGGTCGCATGGAGCGGCTTTGACATGCGACCAGGCGATTTGGCGGTCGAAGTCGGCAGTGCCCCCGGCGGGGCTTGCGGTCGCCTTTTGGAGTTGGGGATGCAAGTCATCGGTGTGGATCCAGCCGACATGGATCCTCGAATCGCTGACCACCCGCGATTCATTCACTACCCCGCTCGCGCCGGCGACCTTCCCCGCCGAGTCTTCCGCGGAGCCAAGTGGTTGCTGGTCGACTCCACGGTGAAACCAGACGCGACGCTCAGCACAGTCCGAAACATGGTCGACAGTCGCGAAACCAGTTTTCGCGGTCTGCTAATCACGATGAAACTCGGCGAATACGAGAACGCGGCTCACCTGGAACGATGGTGCAACTTCATTCGTACTTGGGGAGTCGAGCGTTTGGAAGTCCGTCAACTCGCTCGTAACCGATGCGAAGTCTGCGCAGCCGTCACGCTCCCAGCCTGA